The genomic region AAGACCTTTTAAACATAAATCTTTACAGAAAAATTCAAGATCAGTTTAAAGAAAATCAAAAAAGAGTAAAAACAAGGTTAGAATACTTACAAGAAGATATTCAAAAAATTGATAAAAATCAGATTCAGCATTATCTTGAAGAACTAAACAATCAATTTGAGATTTTATTAAAAAATTACGAAGACCTAAACCAGAAGCTAAATAATATCAAGCAAAAGTTAAAAGAAATAGAAGACCAAGAAAAACAAGCTTCATACTTACAATCAGAAATTGGAAGGTTAGAAGAAAGTATAAGAAACATAAAAGCAAATATTGAAAATTATGAAAATCAACTTAAAGAGATTGAAAGTTTAAAGGCTAAGTTTTCAGAATTAGAAAGTAAATTTAATCAACTTGAAAATCTTGAAAAGATAAATCAGCTTCTTAGCCAAATAGAAAAGTTAATCATTACAAAAGAAAGCAAAGAAGAATCAATTAAACAGCTTGAAGAAGATTTAAAATTTTTAGAAAGCTTTAAAGACAAGGCTAAAGAGTTTGAAGAAAAACAAAGCTCTTTAAAACAGATTGAATCAAAATTAACTGAATTAAACCAAATTAAAGGTGAAATCTCGCAGTTAAGCAAACAAATTGAGAAAATAAATTTAGATATTCAAAAAAAGAAACAAGAATATATGGCAATTGTAGATAATCTAACTAAGATACATCAAAAATTCCAGACTTTAAGATTAAATCCTTTGATGATAAAAGAGTATAAAGAAACTAACAAATTAAAACTTCAGCAGTTAGAAAAAAAGATAAAAGAGTTGGAAGATAAATTAAGCCAAGTTAGAACTGAAGGTAAGGCTTTAAGAGAAAGTTTAGAAAGCATCCAAAAGCTGGAAGGAAAATGTCCAACCTGTCTAAGACCAATTGAAGAACATCAGAAAGAAGATTTAATTAAAGAACTTGAGCAAGTCCTTGAAATAAAAAGAAAAGAGTATAAAGAGTTGGACGAAAAACTAAAATCTTTAAAAGAAGAAAAGGAAGAACAAGATAGAATAAAAGAGTTATTAACCGAATTAGAACCAATTTATAAATCAATAAAAGAAAGAGAAGACGAATTAAAACAAGCAAAAGAAAAACTTAACATTTTTACTCATAAGCTGAAGAATGAAGAAAATTTAAGGAAACAAAAAGAGGAAATCGACCAGTTTATAAAAGAGCATCAAAAAGATTATGGAGTTTTCAAAAATCTACAATCAAAAAATATTCAAAAAGAGTATGAAAATCTAAACAAAGAAATTAAAGAATTGACAGAAAAGATAAACAACTTATTAAATCAAATAGATTTTTCTACATCATCAAAAGAAGAGATTGAAATTAAGCTAAGGGAAACAAAAGAGAAAATTGAAGAATTAAAGCCGTATAGAGAAGAGTATCTAAAAGCAAAGCAAAAAATTGAAGAAGAAAGTACAATCAAAGAAAATATAAAAAAACTTGAAACAGAGCTTGAAAATAAAAATAAAAAACTCTCAGAACTAAGAGAAAAGTTAGATAAAACAGAGTTAGACAAGCTATTAAAAGAAAAAGAGCTTCTTAAAGAAAAAGAAGATAATTATCAAAAAGAGCTTTTGGAACTATCCGGAAAAATAGGCAGCCTGAAGAATGAAATTAATAATTATGAAAAATCTCTCGAAGAGCTAAAAAATAAAGAGCAAGAAATAGAAGCTTTAAAAATAAAGATAGAGAAATACAGTAAAGCTATAGAATCTGTAGATTATGTATGTAAAGTTCTTGAAGAAAAGGCGTTATACTTACTACCTAAGTATACAGAAGAGCTTTTTGAAAAGTTTGGGTTTACTCAATTTTCAAGACTAAGATTTACTGAAAAATATGATATTATCTTTGATGCTTTAGAGGTTGGAGCAAGTAATATAGAGGTTTCCAGCGAAGCTTTAAGCGGTGGGCAAAGAATAGCACTTGCAATAGCGTTAAGATTGGCAATAGCAAGACTTTTTAATGAAAAGACAGACTTTTTAATCTTGGATGAGCCGACCATTCATTTGGACCAAGAAAGAAAGAGAGAGCTTATAGATTTACTTGGAGATTTTAAAGAAAAAAATTTTTTAAAACAGCTAATAGTTATAACTCATGATGAAGAAGTAGAAGATAGAGCTGATTTAATATATAAAGTTAATAAGGGTAGAGTAGAAGTAATAGAATGAAAAAGATTTCTTTAATAACATTTTTTATTTTTTTGGTAGCCTGTGGCGGCTCTTCTTCTAATTCAAACAATCCGGCAAACAGTAATCCAAATAACTTTACATCCTATATAATTCCTTTATACTCCTATCCGGTTGGGCAATATCAACCAGAATGGGAAAAATTATATAATTTAAGTACATCTAAAATTGTCTATGTAATAACTAATCCAGATAATGGTCCTGGCAATACAACAGATGTTAACTATTTAAATACAATCAATAAATTAAAAACGAAAGGTTTCTATGTAATTGGATATGTTTATACAAATTATGGGAACAGAAATTTAGAAGACGTAAAAAACGATATAAACGAATGGCTATCATTGTATGGAGCTGACAAAATAGATGGATTTTTTATTGATGAAGTTTCTGAAGACATTCAAAAGTATAATTACTACAGAGATATCTATACTTTTGCAAATTCAAAAAGGAAGCTTGTAATACTAAATCCTGGTACTAACGTAGACATAAAGTTTTTTAACATAAGCGATAAAATAGTAGTTTTTGAAAGTAACGAAACGGATTTTGAAGCTTTTCAGTATAATAACTACAGCTCTATAAATTCTGATAGAGTTTGTAGCATAGTTTATAACACTCCTGCTGACAAAGTGCATTTTGTAAAAGACAAAGTGCTTAAAAATAATAGTAGTTGTGGATATATACACGATAAAAGTGGAAATGGTACATATTTTTATTTAAGCCCTTATCTTAATTAAGAGCTGTACTTTAGCTAAAAAAGATTTCTTTTTCTACTTTCGTTAAATTTTTACCCAACTTAAAAAATTTTGCAGTACTCTAAGTAAACGATAAAGTGATTTTATTTCTTTATGTCTTGCTTTCTAAATATTCTTCTATTTTTTCAATGATTGGGAAAATTTTTTCTGATTTCAATTTATAGCTTATTCTATTTACGATGAGCTTTGCTGTCGATGGTCTTATTGGTTCAATTACAACCAGCCCGTTTTCTCTAAGAGTTGTGCCTGTTTCTACAATATCGACGATAAACCTTGCAAGTCCTACCAATGGAGCAAGCTCAACAGAGCCATAAAGCTCATAAATCTTAACATTTATACCTTTTTGAGAAAAATATTCCTGGGTTATTTTTGGATATTTGGTAGCAACTGAAATATTTGATGGATTTGAAAAATAAAATTCTTTATCTTCTGGCTTGCCTGCAACGACAATGTTACAGTATCCAACCTTTAAATCAACCGGTTTATAAACATTAGAATTTGATTCTAACAAAACATCATCTCCAGCTACGCCTATATCTGCAATTCCAGATTCTACATAAACTGGAACGTCTTTAGACCTTACTATCAAAAACCTAAAATCCTTAGATTCTAAAATAAGCTTTCTTGTATTTTGATCTATGTCTTCGCTAAGAATTCCGGATTTTTGGAAAATTTCTATAGATTGAGAGAAAAGCCTTCCTTTTGGTAAAGCAAACGTTATTTTTTCCATCTATTTACCATTAGCAAATGGAATGCTTATCCAAAGTTCATCTCTATCATCTTCAGATTTTATCTCAACTTCTATATTATCCGAATCAAATTGCGGATATTTTGAAAAAATTGCTATAAGGTCATTTTTTAATATGTCAGCAAAATTTGACGGCAGTCCCTTTCTTTCATATGATAAAACCATCATAAGTCTTTCTTTGGCTATATTTGCTGATGATTGTTTTTCAAAAAGATTAAAAATTGACATTTTTTCCTCCTAATTCTATTTTCCAAAAAGCTTAGCAAAAAATCCTTTCTTCTCTTCAAGCTCTGTAAACGGAACTTCCTCACCTTCTAATCTTCTTGCTATGTTTATGATTGCTTTTGCTGCAGGAAATTCTTCATGTAAAACAATCGGCTCTCCTCTATTGGTAAAATCTACTAATTTTTCTTCATCCGGCACGATACCGATTTTTGGTATTTGTAAGATTTCTTCTATATCTTCAACTGACAACATCTCGCCTTTCTTAACTTGATACAATCTAATTCTGTTTATAACCAATTTTATATTTTCTTTCTCCATAGACTCAAGCAATCCGATTATTCTGTCAGCATCTCTTACAGATGATACTTCCGGATTTACTACTACAATAGCTTCTTCAGCAGGAGCAACAGCGGTTTTAAATCCACCTTCAATTCCGGCCGGAGAGTCTATGAATATATAATCAAAATTATGTTTGACCTTCTCTACAATATCTACCATTTGATTGGGTTTTACAGCATCTTTATCTTTTGTCTGTGATGCCGGCAGTAGATACACAGATAGCCCTCTTTTATCTTTTACAAAAGCTTTTTCCGGCGGAACCCTTCCTTCAACAACGTCAACAATATCATAGATTATTCTATTTTCAAGACCAAGAATCATGTCTAAATTTCTAAGACCTATGTCTGCATCTATTGCTAAAACTTTTTTTCCCATCATTGCTAAAGCAGTGGATATATTGGCTGTGAGGGTGGTCTTCCCTACTCCACCTTTTCCAGATGTTATAACTATGACTCTTGCCATTTTTTACACCTCTTTTACTTAATTTTATCTATAACTATTGCATTATTTTCAATATATGCAATTTCTGGAGAATTTGACTCTTTAGCTTCATCATAAGGTTCATCAGGAGACCTTGCAATATAATTAGAGATCCTTATTTGTTGGGGTCTAAGTTTTAATGCCATAACTACGGCTGTTTCATCTCCATTGGCTCCGGCATGTACTACACCTCTTAAATTACCCATGACGATAACGTTTCCGGAAGAAACTACATAAGCATCAGGGTTAACATCACCAAGGATTAGAACATCTCCATCATACTCTATTTTTTGACCGCTTCTTAGTGTTTTATTTATAATTTTTAAAGATTTTTTTTGAGTAACACCTTTTAAACTCTCTTTATTATTCTTTGTATTTTGAAATCCTAAAACTGATGCATTAAAATCTTTTAAAACCTTTTCTATCTCAGCTTTTGATTCTTCGTTTAGCTCTAACCCGTTATAATCAACAACAGCATAAGACCCTTTAAAGAAAGCAGAAGAAAGTTTATGTTTAAGTTCATCAATATTTTCTTGCAAGCTTTTACTTGGGTCTAATTTAATAAGCAAAGCTGGTACAGTCAACCCTTTTATTTCTACGCCCATATATGCTTATCCTTCTTGAAAAATTTATAAAATTATGATTATCTATTCTACTGCAATTTTTATTTGGAGGCAAAACTTTATTAATGCATCAGGTATATAATTACTTCGGATACATAGAAAAAAAACTTTACTGTGAAGAGGTTAGCATAGCAAATTTAGCTTCAAAGGTTGGCACTCCATTCTTTGTTTACAGTAAAAAAGCAATTTTAGATAAAATTAACCAGTATAAAGAAGCGTTTAAAGATTATGATACGTTAATCTGCTATGCTTTAAAAGCAAATTCTAATCTTAGTCTACTGAAAATTTTTGAAGAAAATGGTCTTGGTGCCGACATTGTATCCGGCGGAGAGCTTTATAAGGCAAAAAAAGCCGGATTTCCTTCAAACAAGATAGTTTATGCCGGGGTTGGGAAAACGGACTTTGAAATTAGTTATGCTATAAGTGAAAACATTCTTTCTTTTAACGTTGAAAGCTTTATGGAGCTTGACGTCATCAATGAAATTGCAGGCAAACAGGGGAAAAAAGCCAATGTGTCTATAAGAGTTAATCCTAATGTAGACCCAAAAACCCATCCTTACATTTCAACAGGACTAAAGAAAAGCAAATTTGGAATAGATATAGACCAAGCAATAGATGCTTATAAAAAGGCTGTGAAGCTTGAAAATTTGAACGTGGTAGGCGT from Sulfurihydrogenibium sp. harbors:
- the minC gene encoding septum site-determining protein MinC; the encoded protein is MGVEIKGLTVPALLIKLDPSKSLQENIDELKHKLSSAFFKGSYAVVDYNGLELNEESKAEIEKVLKDFNASVLGFQNTKNNKESLKGVTQKKSLKIINKTLRSGQKIEYDGDVLILGDVNPDAYVVSSGNVIVMGNLRGVVHAGANGDETAVVMALKLRPQQIRISNYIARSPDEPYDEAKESNSPEIAYIENNAIVIDKIK
- the minD gene encoding septum site-determining protein MinD gives rise to the protein MARVIVITSGKGGVGKTTLTANISTALAMMGKKVLAIDADIGLRNLDMILGLENRIIYDIVDVVEGRVPPEKAFVKDKRGLSVYLLPASQTKDKDAVKPNQMVDIVEKVKHNFDYIFIDSPAGIEGGFKTAVAPAEEAIVVVNPEVSSVRDADRIIGLLESMEKENIKLVINRIRLYQVKKGEMLSVEDIEEILQIPKIGIVPDEEKLVDFTNRGEPIVLHEEFPAAKAIINIARRLEGEEVPFTELEEKKGFFAKLFGK
- a CDS encoding AAA family ATPase; the encoded protein is MILRKIVLKNFLIHEDTQLEFSPNGITAIIGENGSGKSSIIEAIQFAFFGDSDKGNLKDLVKWGRRQAKVELEFETKDGLYKVIKEINKTGKNVNTNSEIYIYENGRFRPYYQKEVNKVLPKITRLTKKTFFTSVLIKQGEIEGILREKPAERKKIIEDLLNINLYRKIQDQFKENQKRVKTRLEYLQEDIQKIDKNQIQHYLEELNNQFEILLKNYEDLNQKLNNIKQKLKEIEDQEKQASYLQSEIGRLEESIRNIKANIENYENQLKEIESLKAKFSELESKFNQLENLEKINQLLSQIEKLIITKESKEESIKQLEEDLKFLESFKDKAKEFEEKQSSLKQIESKLTELNQIKGEISQLSKQIEKINLDIQKKKQEYMAIVDNLTKIHQKFQTLRLNPLMIKEYKETNKLKLQQLEKKIKELEDKLSQVRTEGKALRESLESIQKLEGKCPTCLRPIEEHQKEDLIKELEQVLEIKRKEYKELDEKLKSLKEEKEEQDRIKELLTELEPIYKSIKEREDELKQAKEKLNIFTHKLKNEENLRKQKEEIDQFIKEHQKDYGVFKNLQSKNIQKEYENLNKEIKELTEKINNLLNQIDFSTSSKEEIEIKLRETKEKIEELKPYREEYLKAKQKIEEESTIKENIKKLETELENKNKKLSELREKLDKTELDKLLKEKELLKEKEDNYQKELLELSGKIGSLKNEINNYEKSLEELKNKEQEIEALKIKIEKYSKAIESVDYVCKVLEEKALYLLPKYTEELFEKFGFTQFSRLRFTEKYDIIFDALEVGASNIEVSSEALSGGQRIALAIALRLAIARLFNEKTDFLILDEPTIHLDQERKRELIDLLGDFKEKNFLKQLIVITHDEEVEDRADLIYKVNKGRVEVIE
- the minE gene encoding cell division topological specificity factor MinE, with the translated sequence MSIFNLFEKQSSANIAKERLMMVLSYERKGLPSNFADILKNDLIAIFSKYPQFDSDNIEVEIKSEDDRDELWISIPFANGK
- a CDS encoding spherulation-specific family 4 protein encodes the protein MKKISLITFFIFLVACGGSSSNSNNPANSNPNNFTSYIIPLYSYPVGQYQPEWEKLYNLSTSKIVYVITNPDNGPGNTTDVNYLNTINKLKTKGFYVIGYVYTNYGNRNLEDVKNDINEWLSLYGADKIDGFFIDEVSEDIQKYNYYRDIYTFANSKRKLVILNPGTNVDIKFFNISDKIVVFESNETDFEAFQYNNYSSINSDRVCSIVYNTPADKVHFVKDKVLKNNSSCGYIHDKSGNGTYFYLSPYLN
- the hisG gene encoding ATP phosphoribosyltransferase is translated as MEKITFALPKGRLFSQSIEIFQKSGILSEDIDQNTRKLILESKDFRFLIVRSKDVPVYVESGIADIGVAGDDVLLESNSNVYKPVDLKVGYCNIVVAGKPEDKEFYFSNPSNISVATKYPKITQEYFSQKGINVKIYELYGSVELAPLVGLARFIVDIVETGTTLRENGLVVIEPIRPSTAKLIVNRISYKLKSEKIFPIIEKIEEYLESKT